The sequence AATCTGGCTATTAAGTTCAGTGCAGTTGCTTTCTTATGCATAACCTATAGGCTAAACGGAACTGAAAATATCCCCGCCTATTGTGATCACGTAATGACAAATCCTGAACATTTTGGCTTCATTGATGCTTGATTAAGCCTACAGATTTGATACACACGAAGGCCTAGATTGATCCTTGATTAAGCCTACAGATTTGATACACACGAAGGCCTAGACTGATCCTTGATTAAGCCTACATATTTGATACACATGAAGGCCTAGATTGATCCTTGATTAAGCCTACAGATTTGATACACGTGATACACAATATCTTGAGATAAATcagtagtagggagttgtagtttaaCAGGCCAATACTCAGTTATCGCAGAAAAGGTGGTAAtcaactacaatgaccataatccattgcgtgcTTACTTGTCCAGTCTGTTTCTTTTACGCCTGTTATGTTAGGTTAGTGTGGggcagacacagaggagagagatagaagtTGCTTGTGAAGGCATcactacctgaaaatacatgatctaagtgactgATAGTTTTGACTGCTGAATGCCAACTATGCCTTATTGACTTATAACTACTAATGATtgtgtcagacagcagctctatagagatgagatggcttggaattaaataataaagtcatcaaataaaactaaTGTAATAtgcacaactgaaatatttgatTAAAGTAACGTTAATGTTAATAAATTGTAGTTAAGTGACCCAGTAAGGGACAGTCATGGGACTTTAATTGTTTTATTATGTGTTGCTACAGCATTCAACCCATGTAATGTAGTGCATTTCATGTTtaatgattattatttttttaaacagtgaATATTGTTTTATAATCGAACCGaactcaaaaagcactaatcgctaaGCACTATTGGCTGTATTATATGTCAGCTGACAACTATTCATATCTAAAATTCCAACCGTGTCGTGTGTGGTTGAAAAGCCAGGCCTGGTACTAGCTATCTGGCTAACTACATATGAAAGACAAATCACCTTCACGTTGGCATTGGTTATATTGTCGTTAGGTTCAGCTATAGCCGACCTACCCTAATTATTCTCGCTAGCTAGGCAAGTAATGTTAGAGGGTTTTGCCCTCCACAACATAACAAGTCTGACAAGGTTAGCTGCGGCTGTTGTAGTTAGCGGATACGCTGGCTAACTACCGGGAAACCATTCGCAATGTttgagttagctagctacctacctaccgtTGATAAAACTCAGACAATATGGTGAAAAAGTAACTACTGAATCAGATTTTACGTACCCCAACACGTCGGTTTATCGATTATTGAGGGCGACTCTTCACTTCTGTGTAGCTACCTCCGGTCAGATGCATCGAGGTATGGCTAGCTAACTGCGATACAGAAATCCGCAAAAAGGCAGCTCACGCAGCAtagtcactagttaccacagccacaaagtattAAACCCCGCCCATTTTTACAATGCATCTTCTTATTCGGTGGAGTTTATCGGAGATTGGCGTTCAACGTTATggagtttttttgtgtgttattttttacaatgtatcttcttaaaatgtgattttagacctaaccttaaccacatttGTTAACCttgaattaagaccaaaaagcaaatgtttgtttccaactttgtggctgtgctatctagtggAAACAACAACAGAGATGTACATTTTTAGCAAAGGAATATTAGATTTGTCGATTCGGAAGCCATGTTTTCAACGTCCAGTtcacagatatttcaccggatgaaTACATTTGAAGCACCctcttggcgtttccactcacagGCAAATGTGGTAGCGaaaggaagcccagtggccggcagtgggatAAAATTGAGCGAGATTaattttggccgacattctgaCAATTTTCTCATCGATGggaaaacatttgatctcaatacagttttctgttctcaAAACTATAATGTGTTATGAACAGAGTGAACTAGGTTTTGTAGACTTTGCCCTTTGCTCAACGTTTTTTTTTCAATCGCGTTGTTTAGGAATGCAAAGGCGAATTTAGTTATTGCACGTCATGCTTAATTTGTTTACGGACAAGTGTTGGAGTAACTACTGGATGAGAAATGGCTTGTGAGTCTTAATGACGGCTGGGGAACCAGGATTGACCCAGTAACTGGAAATGAATCTGCTCTGGATTTTACTTTGATCTCAAATTCAATGGCAGGCAGATGTAGTTGGGAGGTTTTGGAGGAATCTATAGTGGGTAGTGATCACTATCCTATCATGGGGGAGGAAGAATCAGTAGGAGTTGCGTGAACAGGAGCTGTCTCAGGTAGATCTTAATTtagatatagaaacagtgaaTTATGGAATAATAGGAGCAATAGTAGGGACCTCAAGGCAGGTGATTCCTATGGGTacatgggggagaaagagtaACGTAGTCCCTTGGTGGAGTGAAGGGTGTAGAGAAGCAGTGAAGACTAGAAACAGCGCTTTCAGAATGTTGATAAGGTCCCATAATTACCAGCACCTGATTCAGTATAAACAAGCACAAGCAGTAGTAAGGAGGATCATTAGGACAGCTAAGAGGGAGTATTGGCACTGGTTCTGTGGAAACATAGGCAGGACCACTCCTGTGGGAGGTATGGGGGATGATTAAAAGGATTAGTGGGGTCAGAAGAGATTGGGATCTCCCTGTGCTGAAAAGTGGGGGAATTGTTGCAGTGAGAGATATGGAGAAGGCAGAGATGTCAGCCCAGGTATTTGTGAAGGTGCACAGCTCTAATAATCTGACAGAAGAGGGGCagcatggaggagagagaggggcagaggagaACATCTGGGGTTCCTGGATCAGAAAGAGATGGTGGGGGATACATTGAATGGCCCTTTTACGTTGGCTGAGATGAAGAGTGCATTAGCTAAAGCTGGGGTAACATGTgttttccctttatttaactaggcaagtccgttaagaacaaagtcttgtTTTCATTGCCGGCCTcagaacagtgtgttaactgccttgtccaggggcagaacgactgtgTTTTCTTCTAGAAGGAAGGTTGTGGAGGAAATATACCTGAAGCTGAATGGAAGGAATctggagagggtgggaggggttTAGGTTCCTGGGCGTCTGGTTTGACACTCGATTGACATGGCATATTAACAGAGTCGTTGTCAaagcaaggaaaatattggatgtGATGCTTTGCTTGTCAGGAATGGAGAGGTGTTAAAAATGTTATATATAGCGCTGTTAAATCATCATTGGATTATGGAAGTATAGCATATGGATCATAAAGCTAGATGTTATCCAGTCCCAAGCCCTAAGAATATGTTgtggagcactcaggacctcccgGTGGCAGCGATGCAGGTAGTGTTGGGAGAGATGCCGGTTAAGTTAAGAAGACAACAGCTAGCCATGACATATTGGGTAAATCTACAAGGACATAAGGTTACACATCCTTCAAAAAGGTCCTCCTAGGGTGTTGGGAACATGGACAAAATCTGTATACAAGCTTTGGTTGGATAGTCAATTGCATGGCGAGAGAGATGGGGTTGTTTGGGAGGGAGGTTAGTCCCTCTGTGCTTCTTCCTGCTGTAACCTTGGTTTCTCCCTCAACCACCGATAGATCTATGGTTGCTTGAGAGGATAAGAGATGTTGAGGAAGGAGTAGATTCAGTTGTAAGTGAACATTTAATAACACAATACTATGCTCTCTTTAATAAATTCACAGATGGATCTAAGGACCCCAAAACAGGGAGGGCAGGAGCAGATTTTAGTGTTCCTGAGTTTAAGGTGGCAGCGACGAAAAGAGCTACAGATCATTTATCTGTTTACCCAATGGAGTTGTTGGCCATACTATTGACTGCAGTGCGTGTGGAGGAGGTGAGGCCAGACAGGGTCGTCATCTGCTCTGACTCCTGTGCTGCACTGATGAACTTACATTCTGTCTGCTCTGAGACAGAAATGAATTTATTGTATGAGGTTTTGCAGTGCTTGTATAGGGTGAAACAGATGGGGGTATTTGTGATGTTCCTCTGGGTACCAGCTCATGTGGgagtagaggggaatgaggaaGTGGATATTATTGCCAAGCAGGCTCTTAAACATCCTAATGTTGAGATGGAATTGTCCATCAGTAAAACAGAAGCCAAGGAATTATTAGGAACAGTGGTTAAAAAGAAGTGgcaagagttgtggaacagggagagtaAGGGAAGACAACTGTataagagttgtggaacagggagagtaAGGGAAGACAACTGTataagagttgtggaacaggtaGAGTAAGGGAAGACAACTGTataagagttgtggaacagggagagtaAGGGAAGACAACAGTataagagttgtggaacagggagtgTAAGGGAACACTATATAAAGGaacactcacctctgtcatcacaaagtgctttgagagaccagCCAAGGATCATATTACCTGTTACCTGCCACCTTAGacacacttcaatttgcttaacgccccaatagatccacagacgatgctatcgccatcactctgcacactgctctatcccatctggacaagaggatgctatgtaagaatgctgtttattgactatagctcagcattcaacaccttagtaccctccaagctcatcattaagcccgaggccctgggtctgaaccccgcccggtgcaactgggtcctggacctcctgacaggaatcccccaggtggtgaaggtcggAAACatcatctccactccgctgatcctcaacactggggccccacaacggtgcgtgctcagccccctcctgtactccctgttcacccatgactgagtggccaagcatgcctccaactcaatcatcaagtgttctgaaagagctgcaaaatctggacccctacaaatcagccgggctagacaatctggaccctctctttctaaaattatctcccgaaattgttgccacccctattactagcctgttcaacctctctttcgtgtcgtctgagattcccaaagattggaaagcagctgcggtcatccccctcttcaaagggggggacactcttgacccaaactgctacagacctatatctatcctaccatgcctttctaaggtcttcgaaagccaagtcaacaaacagattaccgaccattttgaatctcaccataccttctctgctatgcaatctggtttcagagcaggTCATGGGTGcagctcagccacgctcaaggtcctaaacgatatcttaaccgccatcgataagaaacattactgtgcagccgtattcattgatctggccaaggctttcgactctgtcaatcaccacatcctcatcggcagactcgacagccttggtttctcaaatgattgcctcgcctggttcaccaactacttctctgatagagttcagtgtgtcaaatcggagggtctgctgtccggacctctggcagtctctatgggggtgccacagggttcaattcttggaccgactctcttctctgtatacattaatgaggtcgctcttgctgctggtgagtctctgatccacctctatgcagacgacaccattctgtatacttctggcccttcttggacactgtgttaacaaccctccaggcaagcttcaatgccatacaactctccttccgtggcctccaattgctcttaaatacaagtaaaactaaatgcatgctcttcaaccgatcgctacctgcacctacccgcctgtccaacatcactactctggacggctctgacttagaataagtggacaactacaaatacttaggtgtctggttagactgtaaactctccttccagacccatatcaaacatctccaatccaaagttaaatctagaattggcttcctatttcgcaacaaagcatccttcactcatgctgccaaacatacccttgtaaaactgaccatcctaccaatcctcgactttggcgatgtcatttacaaaatagcctccaataccctactcaacaaattggatgcagtctatcacagtgcaatccgttttgtcaccaaagccccatatactacccaccattgcgacctgtacgctctcgttggctggccctcgcttcatactcgtcgccaaacccactggctccatgtcatctacaagaccctgctaggtaaagtccccccttatctcagctcgctggtcaccatagcatctcccacctgtagcacatctctctagtcacccccaaaaccaattctttctatGGCTGActctccttcctgttctctgctgccaatgactggaacgaactacaaaaatctctgaaactggaaacacttatctccctcactagctttaagcaccaactgtcagtgcagctcacagattactgcacctgtacatagcccacctataatttagcccaaacaactacctcttccccaactgtatttaattaatttatttattttgctcctttgcaccccattatttgtatttctacctTGCACAAGAAtgttgcaaaactaccattccagtgttttacttgctatattgtatttactttgccaccatagccttttttgcctttacctcccttctcacctcatttgctcacattgtatatagacttgtcgaactgctttgctttatcttggccaggtcgcaattgtaaatgagaacttgttctcaacttgcctacctggttaaataaaggttaaataaaaaaataaaagtgtgcagacgacacaacaatgtggtgaagaaggagcaacagagcctcttcaacttcaagaggctgaagaaatgtggcttgtcacctaaatccCTCACAATCttatgcacaattgaaagcatcctgtcgggtgtatcaccgcctggtacggcaactgcaccgaaAGGGTCTCcaaagggtggtgcggtctgcccaacgcattaccgggggcaaactacccgccctccaggacacctagagcacccaatgtcacaggaaggccaaaaagatcatcaaggacatcaaccaccagagtcactgcctgtttaccccactatcatccagaaagcTTTGGTcactacaggtgcatcaaagctgggacagagagactggaaaaacagcttctatctcaaggccatcagactgttaaacagccatcattagCACATTACAGGCTGCTGCCTGtaggcatagactagaaatcgctggccactttaaggaatggaacactagtcactttaataatgtttacatatctggcattactcatctcatatgtatatactgtattctatactattctatggtatcttagtcacttaataatgtttacgtatcttgcatttctcatctcatatgtatatactgtattctatactattctatggtATCTTACTCACTTAATGTTTAcgtatctggcattactcatctcatgtatatattgttttctgtactattctatggtatctcattcacttaataatgtttacatatcttgcatcacacatatatactgtattctacactattctactgtatcttagtccgttccgctctgacatcgctcgtccatatgtatatagtcttaattcattccgacttagatttgtgtgtattgggtttatgttgtgtaatttcttttagatatgacttgttagatattactgcactgtcggagcaagaagcacaagcattttgccacatccgcaataacatctgctaatcatgtgtatgtgaccaattaaaatttgatttgatttattttgacaCCTGTATAAGATCAAGGAAAAGGTGGGGGCAGGTTGGTCCTCAGGCCGCTAGAGAAGGGAGGTAAAGTGTTGTCACAAGGCTGAGACTGTTACACACAAGTACATTGAAAGTGGTGGGGAAACATCCGGCTGGGAGGTGTGATCATTGTCAGGAGGTGATGGAGACAGTGGATGTTCTATTTCAGTACCAGAAATATGTGAGAGAAAGGTAGCGATTGTTATTAGATTTGAGGAGTAATGGGGCTGAAGAGCCAGGATTAAGTGAACTGCTGAGACATCTTCAGGGGATGTAGTTTTTAATTATGTATTTCGTTTCGTTTGGGAGACGAGATTATTGGGTAGAATAAAACCTTCACTGTCTCTGGTCCACAATCCAGACCggttggtggcggtaatgcaccttaaagttggttgccaaccgcaaTATAAAATCCACAGAAGAAGACTATTTTCTTCCCATTAGAAACGACAGACTGGTCTATTTTGGGTGACTTATTAAAAATCGTTGTCCAGTTTCCGCTCTGTTTTAGCTAACTAACAATCTAGTTAGTTGTTTAGCCGTCTTTGTTTATATTGATAAAACACTCTAATTTTGACACAATTTAGGTCGCCAACCTATCGTCAGTCATTTAATAAGTGCAAGCTCGCGAAAAGAAAGAAAGCAACCACGAAGAATATGGAGGTTGATTTCCCAGAGCAAGACGCTAGTAGCACAGACGAAGAAGATACTGTCAGCTCTTCTGTATCTGAAGATGGAGACAGCTCGGGTAAGGAATACAGTAAATGTAGCTAACTAGACTTAACTAAGCCAAATGCAGCTTGCTGTTATGCAGTTTCAAAATGTTTTACGTGTGTGTTAGTACAGTATGCATGGCGATTTTGGTTATGGTCTCCTTTATGACTAAAGTGATGCTGCGTGGCCATGTTGCTATAGTTGCTAGCTTGCTACTTCTACTTTGTTTACTGTGTTGGAGTTGTCTGACAGTTGACATGTTTATTTTGCCAACAGAGATGAACGACGAGGACTGCGAGAGGAGACGAGTGGAATGCATGGACGAGATGACTACCCTGGAGAAGCAATTCGGCGACTTGAAAGAACAGTAAATAAAATTGGCTACTTCGCAAATTGATTCAGTCTTACCAGATTGATTTCTTTCTGATCCATGTTTACGTGCATGTTTAAGCCAAGTAAACTAGCTACTGATGATGCTGCTATATTGACTCACCCCTGTCTATCCCGTTATGACTAGGCTGTACAAGGAGAGGCTCTGTCAGGTGGATATAAAGCTACAGGAGGTCATAGCAGCCTGTGCCCAAGAGTATCTGGAACCACTGGCCAACCTACAGGAGAATATGCAGATCAGAACTAAAGTGGGCGGTGAGTTTCCATGTCACTTTGCTTACACTAGATTGGATACTAACGTcccacattgcattttaacttTAGTTGTGACAGGCGGCTGATGTCAATGTCAGAAAGATCAGTGGTTTTCTAACATTTTAGTTGTGTGTTCCTTAGATGACCTACCTACTGGGTTCCTGGGTAGGCTACCTCCAAATTTAACTAACAGACATTTGTTTAAATACGTTGTCTATAGTCTCAGAAGGCTGGCTCTATCATCGGCACCCACCAGGACAATCTAGAGCCCATCCTGGATAAGCGGATCCTCAGAAAAATGAGGCGCATAGAAGCCAGCATGAGTCACCCCCTCCACAGTACCTGGAGCATCACAGTGCTATGGCCAACACTAGCCACCCCCTCCACAGTACCTGGAGCATTACAGTGCTATGGCCAAGACTAGACACCCCCTCCACAGTACCTGCCTGGAGCATCATAGTGCTATGGCCAACACTAGCCACCCCCTCCACAGTACCTGGAGCATCACAGTGCTATGGCCAACACTAGACACCCCCTCCACAGTACCTGGAGCATCACAGCGCTATGGCCAACACTAGCCTCTCCCTCCACAGTACCTGGAGCATCACAGTGCTATGGCCAACACTAGCCACCCCCTCCACAGTACCTGGAGCATTACAGTGCTATGGCCAAGACTAGACACCCCCTCCACAGTACCTGCCTGGAGCATCATAGTGCTATGGCCAAGACTAGACACCCCCTCCACAGTACCTGGAGCATCACAGTGCTATGGCCAACACTAGCCACCCCCTCCACAGTACCTGGAGCATCACAGTGCTATGGCCAACACTAGCCACCCCCTCCACAGTACCTGGAGCATCACAGTGCTATGGCCAACACTAGACACCCCCTCCACAGTACCTGGAGCATCACAGCGCTATGGCCAACACTAGCCACCCCCTCCACAGTACCTGGAGCATCACAGTGCTATGGCCAACACTAGCCACCCCCTCCACAGTACCTGGAGCATCAGAGCGCTATGGCCAACACTAGCCACCCCCTCCACAGTACCTGGAGCATCAGAGCGCTATGACCAACACTAGCCACCCCCTCCACAGTACCTGGAGCATTACAGTGCTATGGCCAACACTAGCCTCTCCCTCCACAGTACCTGGAGCATCACGGCGCTATGGCCAACACTAGCCACCCCCTCCACAGTACCTGGAGCATCACAGTGCTATGGCCAACACTAGCCACCCCCTCCACAGTACCTGGAGCATCACAGCGCTATGGCCAACACTAGCCACTCCCTCCACAGTACCTGGAGCATCAGAGCGCTATGGCCAACACTAGCCACCCCCTCCACAGTACCTGGAGCATCAGAGCGCTATGGCCAACACTAGCCACCCCTCCACAGTACCTGGAGCATCAGAGCGCTATGGCCAACACTAGCCACCCCCTCCACAGTACCTGGAGCATCACAGTGCTATGGCCAACACTAGCCACCCCTCCACAGTACCTGGAGCATCACAGTGCTATGGCCAACACTAGCCACCCCCTCCACAGTACCTGGAGCATCAGAGCGCTATGGCCAACACTAGCCACCCCTCCACAGTACCTGGAGCATCACAGTGCTATGGCCAACACTAGCCACCCCCTCCACAGTACCTGCCTGGAGCATCACAGTGCTATGGCCAACACTAGCCACCCCCTCCACAGTACCTGGAGCATCAGAGCGCTATGGCAGACAGATTTATTTTAGCTAGGTCTAAAGCATAATGTTTCCGCTCATCCTTTTTAACACAAACACTTTTATATTAATTGATGTGATGCttggaatgtctgtgtgtccTTGTTGTGTTGTAATGGTGTATTTATTGGTAATGTCTGTGTGTCGTGTTTTAATGGTGTATTTATTGGTAATGTCTGTGTGTCCTTGTTGTGTTGTAATGGTGTATTTATTGGTAATGTCTGTGTGTCCTTGTTGTGTTGTAATGGTGTATTTATTGGTAATGTCTGTGTGTCCTTGTTGTGTTGTAATGGTGTATTTATTGGTAATGTCTGTGTGTCCTTGTGTTGTAATGGTGTATTTATTGGTAATGTCTGTGTGTCCTTGTTGTGTTGTAATGGTGTATTTATTGGTAATGCCTGTGTTGGCTGGTGCAATAATATGTCCCCCCTGTGAAATGAATAAATTACTATCGTATCTTATATACAATGTACTGTTACACTGTAGATATATGGCTCTGTTCTCAGTGACGTCCAACCTTCTGAAGGGTGCCAAGACTAAAGAGATGTTTTCCTTGTCTTGTGTCTTCTCTAGGGATCTACCAAGAGCTGTGTCTGGAGTCTGTGAAGAACAAGTACGACTGTGAGATCCAGGCTGCCTGCCAACACTGGGAGGTCGGGTCAATTCAATACGATACAACTTTATTGATCCCCAAGGGCCAATTGTTGGGCCAGTGAATAATGTGACAGTGATCAAACGTGGAATTAAATCATTGTCTCTGGTCCTGTCTGAGGTTTCGGGCTGTGGAAAGCAGTTGGTTTGAATCCTTGCTTTCCCTTGTCTAGTCACATACAGGTCACCAATATGGCTACCTCAAGGAATGAAGGTTGCATGGCAAACTACTGGACAATAACGTAGAATGCTTTGCAGTTATGCAATCAGCAAAGTTGCATTTTTGTATGTATTGGACCAGGGTCTCTCGCCATGGTTTTGGTAGTACTACAGTACTCATCCATGTTCTGTGTTTCCTCCCAGAGCGAGAAGCTGTTGCTGTTTGACACGGTGCACAGTGACTTAGAGGAGAAGATCAGACGCCTGGAGGAGGACCGACACAGTATCGACATCACCTCAGGTACAGGAGGCTATAGCCCCGGGCTATATGCAATACTCTGATCCTGTTAACTACATACAGAGGACGATGAGGAAGGGCTATTTCTGTACAGTCGATATTAGTTGGAAAGGACTTTAAAGCCTGTTAATCTAAGTAAATACTATTACTGACACACCTGATTGAACTAAATGAAGGGCATTGAGGGTAGGTGATGTGTTGAATTAGGTGTTTAAATgcagggctggagagagagaaatcctGCATAACCTACACTCTCAGGTATACCAGCTCGGATTGAAAGTGCCTTCGcacagtattcataccccttgacttattccacattttgatgtgaatacttatgaaatgcacattgttatatttggtaactTGCTTATTTTCCCTCGACTCCAACCACATTCGATTATCATTGAACCGATGAGGGTGGAGCTATGTCTACATAAGGGTGCAAATTCGAGACACACACAAAAGCTCTGATGAAGGCCTTGAGGTTGATACGTAAcgcttattaaagagcagtgatgCTATCAAGAGCACTGGGTTTTCTTTTCTTGTTtgactgaattcaaaatgtattcaatttatatatatttttctctcacccatctacaaatggtatcccataatg is a genomic window of Oncorhynchus kisutch isolate 150728-3 linkage group LG21, Okis_V2, whole genome shotgun sequence containing:
- the LOC109908375 gene encoding breast cancer metastasis-suppressor 1-like protein-A isoform X2, giving the protein MEVDFPEQDASSTDEEDTVSSSVSEDGDSSEMNDEDCERRRVECMDEMTTLEKQFGDLKEQLYKERLCQVDIKLQEVIAACAQEYLEPLANLQENMQIRTKVGGIYQELCLESVKNKYDCEIQAACQHWESEKLLLFDTVHSDLEEKIRRLEEDRHSIDITSELWNDGLRSRKNKTKDPFCPVKKKKPVVVSGPYIVYMLQDLDVLEDWTAIRKAEVTLGSHRVKVDVPTKADRHHHVARSEEGRLFYDSQW
- the LOC109908375 gene encoding breast cancer metastasis-suppressor 1-like protein-A isoform X1, with the protein product MEVDFPEQDASSTDEEDTVSSSVSEDGDSSEMNDEDCERRRVECMDEMTTLEKQFGDLKEQLYKERLCQVDIKLQEVIAACAQEYLEPLANLQENMQIRTKVGGIYQELCLESVKNKYDCEIQAACQHWESEKLLLFDTVHSDLEEKIRRLEEDRHSIDITSELWNDGLRSRKNKTKDPFCPVKKKKPVVVSGPYIVYMLQDLDVLEDWTAIRKAPQAEVTLGSHRVKVDVPTKADRHHHVARSEEGRLFYDSQW